The following proteins are co-located in the Calliphora vicina chromosome 2, idCalVici1.1, whole genome shotgun sequence genome:
- the Pburs gene encoding partner of bursicon, which translates to MVKLFKISLKISIICIIFSLNNLTEALRYNHQGTGDENCETIKSEIHLIKEEFDELGRMQRTCNADVIVNKCEGLCNSQVQPSVITPTGFLKECYCCRESFLKEKIITLSHCYDPDGTRLNSQDMATMDIRLREPTDCKCFKCGDFTR; encoded by the exons AtggttaaattatttaaaatttctctcAAAATTTCCATAATCTGTATAATATTTTCCCTAAATAACCTAACTGAGGCCTTGCGTTACAATCATCAAGGGACGGGAGATGAAAATTGTGAAACCATTAAATCGGAGATACATTTAATCAAGGAGGAATTCGATGAGTTGGGACGTATGCAACGTACCTGTAATGCCGATGTTATAGTCAACAAGTGTGAGGGTTTGTGCAACAGTCAAGTGCAGCCTTCGGTTATAACGCCCACGGGGTTTCTGAAA GAGTGCTATTGCTGTCGCGAAAGTTTTCTGAAGGAAAAAATCATTACTCTTTCTCATTGTTACGATCCTGATGGCACCCGTTTGAATTCTCAAGACATGGCCACTATGGATATTCGTTTGCGTGAGCCCACCGACTGCAAGTGCTTCAAATGTGGTGATTTTACtagataa